Proteins encoded by one window of Pseudomonas coleopterorum:
- a CDS encoding oxidative damage protection protein: protein MTRTVMCRKYKEELPGLERPPYPGAKGEDIYNHVSQQAWGDWQKHQTLLINERRLNMMNAEDRKFLQGEMDKYLSGEEYAKADGYVPPAE from the coding sequence ATGACCCGCACCGTAATGTGCCGCAAGTACAAAGAAGAACTGCCCGGCCTCGAGCGCCCGCCCTACCCCGGCGCCAAGGGCGAAGACATCTACAACCATGTCTCCCAGCAAGCCTGGGGCGACTGGCAGAAACACCAGACGCTGCTGATCAACGAGCGCCGCCTGAACATGATGAACGCCGAAGACCGCAAATTCCTGCAGGGCGAGATGGACAAGTACCTGTCCGGCGAGGAATACGCCAAGGCCGACGGCTACGTGCCACCCGCCGAATAA
- the mutY gene encoding A/G-specific adenine glycosylase: MSPEQFSSAVLEWYDRNGRHDLPWQQDINPYRVWVSEIMLQQTQVSTVLNYFDRFMAALPTVQALAEAPEDEVLHLWTGLGYYTRARNLQKTARIVMAEHGGEFPRDVEKLVELPGIGLSTAGAIASISMGLRAPILDGNVKRVLARYTAQEGYPGEPKVAKALWATAERLTPQTRVNHYTQAMMDLGATLCTRSKPSCLLCPLEKSCEAHMLGLEIRYPVPKPRKAVPQRATLMPLLANREGAILLYRRPSSGLWGGLWSLPQLDDLSDLDHLADQHALHLLGRRQLPALTHTFSHFQLAIDPWLVQVEQTAHHVAEADWLWYNLATPPRLGLAAPVKKLLQHAADALNAGDL; the protein is encoded by the coding sequence ATGAGTCCCGAGCAGTTTTCCAGCGCCGTGCTGGAATGGTACGACCGCAACGGCCGGCATGATTTGCCGTGGCAGCAGGACATCAACCCATATCGGGTGTGGGTCTCGGAAATCATGCTGCAGCAAACGCAGGTCAGCACGGTGCTGAACTACTTCGACCGCTTCATGGCGGCGCTGCCCACCGTGCAGGCGCTGGCCGAGGCGCCGGAAGACGAAGTGCTGCACCTGTGGACCGGGCTGGGCTACTACACCCGCGCCCGCAACCTGCAGAAAACCGCCAGGATCGTGATGGCCGAGCACGGCGGCGAGTTTCCCCGCGACGTGGAGAAACTGGTCGAACTGCCCGGCATCGGTCTGTCCACGGCCGGGGCGATCGCCAGCATCAGCATGGGCCTGCGCGCGCCGATCCTCGACGGCAACGTCAAGCGCGTGCTCGCCCGCTATACCGCGCAGGAAGGCTATCCGGGCGAGCCCAAGGTGGCCAAGGCGCTGTGGGCCACCGCCGAGCGCCTGACCCCGCAGACCCGAGTGAACCACTACACCCAGGCGATGATGGACCTGGGCGCCACCCTGTGCACGCGCAGCAAGCCCAGTTGCCTGCTCTGCCCACTGGAAAAAAGCTGTGAAGCGCACATGCTCGGCCTGGAAATCCGCTACCCGGTGCCCAAGCCGCGCAAGGCCGTTCCGCAACGCGCAACGCTGATGCCTCTGCTCGCCAACCGCGAAGGCGCCATCCTGCTTTACCGCAGGCCTTCCAGCGGCCTGTGGGGCGGCCTGTGGAGCCTTCCCCAGCTCGACGACCTGAGCGACCTCGACCACCTCGCCGACCAGCACGCGCTGCATCTGCTCGGCCGGCGCCAGCTACCTGCCCTGACTCACACCTTCAGCCATTTCCAGCTGGCCATCGACCCGTGGCTGGTGCAGGTCGAGCAGACCGCCCACCACGTGGCCGAGGCCGACTGGCTCTGGTATAACCTCGCCACACCGCCGCGCCTGGGCCTGGCAGCCCCGGTGAAGAAGCTGCTGCAACACGCAGCCGACGCCTTGAACGCAGGAGATCTGTAA
- a CDS encoding AsmA family protein, protein MKAFGKILGLCILGLLLILVALGFALTHLFDPNDYKDEIRQLARDRAHVELTLNGDIGWSLFPWLGLELHDASVATLANPKTPFADLQMLGLSVRVLPLLRKEVQMSDVRVEGLNLSLERDANGHGNWEDIGKPLPTTTADPNDPNAPAVTEPGKPQAPSRPVKLDIDSLTVNNARVQYHDARTGRMYTAESIQLSTGAVHEGADIPLKLTAFLGTNQPVVRARTELAGELRFDRVLKRYQLEDMRLSGEASGDPLQGKTVTFSAQGQLLLDQSANIAEWTGLKLAANQMRALGELRVRNLDSEPQLTGGLSIAELDLRAFFDSIGQPLPAMAPGSLGKFELVSRLQGTRDSLGLEDLTLKLDESTFTGRIAVEDFARQALRLQLKGDTFNADRYLPAKTEKAANASAARQAEVQNSEAAAVASGESPLPDAPTRGAWSDDRLLPVERLRALDVQADLAIGQLTLKGLPVRNATLKAQGQGGMLTLQTLAGGLYNGTFTTQGTLDVRPETPLLALQTRIDKVPVENFIKSQNANPPVRGLLNLNSNLSGSGNSQKALVESLNGTASFVLNDGVLVNANLEQQICRGISVLNRKTLNGEPRGKDTPFKELKGSLVFRNGVASNQDLLVRIPGLTVKGNGDVDLRVLGMDYRVGVVVEGEQGTSADPACQVGERFVGVELPLRCRGPLEMGAKACRIDRDGLGQVAAKLAGDRIRDKIDEKLEEKLGDKVDPKLKDALRGLFNR, encoded by the coding sequence ATGAAAGCGTTCGGCAAAATCCTCGGCCTGTGCATTCTCGGTCTGTTGTTGATTCTGGTGGCCCTGGGTTTCGCCCTCACCCACCTCTTCGACCCCAACGACTACAAGGACGAGATTCGCCAACTGGCACGGGACAGGGCTCACGTCGAGCTGACCCTCAACGGGGACATCGGCTGGAGCCTGTTCCCATGGCTGGGTCTGGAACTGCACGACGCCAGCGTGGCCACGCTCGCCAACCCCAAGACGCCTTTCGCCGACCTGCAGATGCTCGGCCTTTCGGTGCGCGTGCTGCCACTGCTGCGCAAGGAAGTGCAGATGAGCGACGTGCGGGTCGAGGGCTTGAACCTGTCCCTGGAGCGTGACGCCAACGGCCACGGCAACTGGGAAGACATCGGCAAGCCCCTGCCCACCACCACGGCAGACCCCAACGACCCGAACGCCCCGGCAGTCACCGAACCCGGCAAGCCCCAGGCACCGTCGCGCCCGGTCAAGCTGGACATCGACAGCCTCACCGTGAACAACGCCCGCGTGCAGTACCACGATGCGCGCACCGGCCGCATGTACACCGCTGAGAGCATCCAGCTCAGCACCGGCGCCGTGCACGAAGGCGCCGACATCCCGCTGAAACTGACCGCGTTCCTGGGCACCAACCAGCCCGTGGTGCGGGCCCGTACCGAACTGGCCGGCGAGCTTCGCTTCGACCGCGTGCTCAAGCGCTACCAGCTCGAGGACATGCGCCTGAGCGGTGAGGCCTCGGGCGATCCCCTGCAAGGCAAGACGGTCACCTTCAGCGCCCAGGGGCAATTGCTGCTCGACCAGTCCGCCAACATTGCCGAATGGACCGGCCTGAAGCTGGCCGCCAACCAGATGCGTGCGCTGGGCGAACTGCGCGTGCGCAATCTGGACAGCGAGCCTCAGCTCACCGGCGGCCTGTCGATTGCCGAGCTGGATCTGCGTGCCTTCTTCGACAGCATCGGCCAACCGCTGCCAGCGATGGCCCCGGGCAGCCTCGGCAAGTTCGAACTGGTCAGCCGGCTGCAGGGCACCCGCGACAGCCTGGGCCTGGAAGACCTGACACTGAAACTGGACGAGAGCACCTTCACCGGCCGCATCGCCGTGGAAGATTTCGCCCGCCAGGCACTGCGCCTGCAGCTCAAGGGCGACACTTTCAACGCCGACCGCTACCTGCCGGCCAAGACCGAAAAGGCCGCCAACGCCAGCGCGGCGCGCCAGGCCGAGGTGCAGAACAGCGAAGCGGCCGCCGTGGCATCCGGTGAATCGCCGCTGCCCGACGCGCCAACCCGCGGCGCCTGGAGCGACGATCGCCTGCTGCCCGTCGAGCGCCTGCGAGCTCTGGACGTACAAGCCGACCTCGCCATCGGCCAACTGACCCTCAAGGGCCTGCCGGTGCGCAACGCCACCCTCAAGGCCCAGGGCCAGGGCGGCATGCTGACCTTGCAAACCCTGGCCGGTGGCCTCTACAACGGCACCTTCACCACCCAGGGCACCCTGGACGTGCGTCCGGAAACGCCGCTGCTGGCGTTGCAGACGCGCATCGACAAGGTGCCTGTGGAAAACTTCATCAAATCGCAGAACGCCAACCCACCGGTCAGGGGCCTGTTGAACCTCAACAGCAACCTGAGCGGCTCGGGCAACAGCCAGAAAGCGCTGGTCGAATCGCTCAACGGCACCGCCAGCTTCGTCCTCAACGACGGCGTACTGGTCAACGCCAACCTGGAGCAGCAGATCTGCCGCGGTATCTCGGTGCTCAACCGCAAGACCCTCAACGGCGAACCGCGAGGCAAGGACACACCGTTCAAGGAGCTCAAGGGCAGCCTGGTGTTCCGCAACGGCGTGGCCAGCAACCAGGACCTGCTGGTGCGTATTCCCGGCCTGACCGTCAAGGGCAACGGCGACGTCGATCTGCGCGTACTGGGCATGGACTACCGCGTGGGCGTGGTGGTGGAAGGCGAACAGGGCACCAGCGCCGATCCGGCCTGTCAGGTGGGCGAACGTTTCGTCGGCGTGGAACTGCCGCTGCGCTGCCGCGGCCCGCTGGAGATGGGCGCCAAGGCCTGCCGCATCGACCGTGACGGCCTGGGCCAGGTGGCTGCCAAGCTGGCCGGCGACCGTATTCGCGACAAGATCGACGAGAAGCTCGAAGAAAAACTGGGCGACAAGGTCGACCCCAAACTCAAAGACGCGTTGCGAGGTCTGTTCAACCGATGA
- a CDS encoding OFA family MFS transporter: MSSSLSGGGAGAQPGFLSKERIIAKPGFNRWLVPPAALAIHLCIGMAYGFSVFWLPLSKAIGITAPVACAPDLSFFSQVFSSSCDWSVSMLSWIYTLFFIFLGCSAAIWGGWLEHAGPRKAGVVSALCWCGGLVISALGIYTHQIWLMWLGSGVIGGIGLGLGYISPVSTLIKWFPDKRGMATGMAIMGFGGGAMVGAPLAAALMGHFASPTSVGVWQSFLVMAAIYFVFMIGGALSYRVPPTGWKPEGYVPSAKKAKGMITNRHVHVNVAWKTPQFALVWLVLCLNVSAGIGILGMASPLLQEVFGGKLLGVDLAFNQLDSAQLAQIAAIAAGFTGLLSLFNIGGRFFWASFSDYIGRKVTYFVFFALGVALYASVPTLGHSGNIALFVAAFCIVLSMYGGGFATVPAYLADLFGTQMVGAIHGRLLTAWAVAGVLGPVLVTNLRDYQLAHGVARAAVYDTTLYILSGLLVLGFICNALVRPVADKYFMTDAELKAEQALGHDKGTDGTTVLEWKANPASKPLAVAAWLAVGIPLAWGVWVTLQKTAVLFH; this comes from the coding sequence ATGAGCAGTAGTCTTTCGGGCGGCGGCGCGGGTGCCCAGCCAGGATTTCTGTCCAAGGAGCGGATCATCGCCAAGCCTGGCTTCAACCGCTGGCTGGTTCCACCAGCCGCGTTGGCCATTCACTTGTGCATCGGCATGGCGTACGGTTTCTCGGTGTTCTGGTTGCCGCTGTCCAAGGCAATCGGCATCACCGCACCAGTGGCGTGCGCGCCCGACCTGAGCTTTTTCAGCCAAGTGTTCTCATCATCCTGTGACTGGTCGGTGTCGATGCTGAGCTGGATCTACACCCTGTTCTTCATTTTCCTGGGCTGCTCGGCGGCCATCTGGGGTGGCTGGCTGGAACACGCCGGGCCGCGCAAGGCCGGTGTCGTGTCGGCGCTATGCTGGTGCGGTGGTCTGGTCATTTCCGCGTTGGGTATCTACACCCACCAGATCTGGCTGATGTGGCTGGGCTCGGGCGTGATCGGCGGTATCGGCCTGGGGCTGGGCTACATTTCCCCCGTGTCGACCCTGATCAAGTGGTTCCCGGACAAGCGCGGCATGGCCACCGGCATGGCGATCATGGGCTTCGGCGGCGGTGCCATGGTCGGCGCCCCTCTGGCCGCTGCCTTGATGGGCCATTTCGCATCCCCTACCAGCGTTGGCGTGTGGCAGAGCTTCCTGGTGATGGCGGCGATCTACTTCGTCTTCATGATCGGCGGCGCGCTGTCGTACCGCGTCCCACCCACCGGTTGGAAGCCTGAAGGCTATGTTCCTTCGGCGAAGAAGGCCAAGGGCATGATCACCAACCGCCACGTGCACGTGAACGTGGCCTGGAAGACCCCTCAGTTCGCACTGGTCTGGCTGGTGCTGTGCCTCAACGTTTCCGCCGGTATCGGCATTCTGGGCATGGCTTCGCCGCTGCTGCAGGAAGTGTTCGGCGGCAAGCTGCTGGGCGTGGACCTGGCGTTCAACCAGCTGGACTCGGCGCAACTGGCGCAGATCGCTGCCATTGCAGCGGGCTTCACCGGTCTGCTCAGCCTGTTCAACATCGGTGGCCGGTTCTTCTGGGCTTCGTTCTCCGACTACATCGGCCGCAAGGTGACCTACTTCGTGTTCTTCGCCCTGGGCGTGGCGCTGTATGCCTCGGTACCGACCCTGGGTCATTCGGGCAACATCGCGCTGTTCGTGGCGGCGTTCTGCATCGTGCTGTCGATGTACGGCGGTGGTTTCGCCACCGTGCCGGCCTACCTGGCCGACCTGTTCGGTACGCAGATGGTCGGCGCCATTCACGGTCGCCTGTTGACCGCCTGGGCCGTGGCCGGCGTGTTGGGCCCGGTGCTGGTGACCAACCTGCGTGACTACCAGCTGGCTCACGGCGTAGCCCGTGCGGCGGTGTACGACACCACGTTGTACATCCTCTCCGGCCTGCTGGTGCTGGGCTTCATCTGCAACGCGCTGGTACGTCCGGTGGCCGACAAGTACTTCATGACCGATGCCGAGCTCAAGGCCGAGCAGGCGCTGGGCCATGACAAGGGCACCGATGGCACCACCGTGCTGGAGTGGAAGGCCAATCCTGCGTCCAAGCCTCTGGCTGTCGCGGCCTGGCTGGCCGTGGGCATTCCGTTGGCGTGGGGCGTGTGGGTGACCCTGCAGAAGACGGCGGTGCTGTTTCATTGA
- the hisB gene encoding imidazoleglycerol-phosphate dehydratase HisB, translating into MAERIAFVERNTLETQIKASINLDGTGKARFDIGVPFLEHMLDQIARHGLIDLDIECKGDLHIDDHHTVEDVGITLGQAFAKAIGDKKGIFRYGHAYVPLDEALSRVVIDFSGRPGLQMHVPYTRATVGGFDVDLFQEFFQGFVNHANVSLHIDNLRGHNTHHQIETVFKAFGRALRMAVAVDERMAGQMPSTKGVL; encoded by the coding sequence ATGGCCGAACGTATCGCGTTCGTCGAGCGCAACACTCTGGAAACCCAGATCAAAGCCTCGATCAACCTGGATGGCACCGGAAAGGCCCGATTCGATATCGGCGTTCCTTTTCTTGAGCACATGCTTGACCAGATCGCCCGGCACGGGCTGATCGACCTGGACATCGAGTGCAAGGGCGACCTGCACATCGACGACCACCACACCGTGGAGGACGTCGGCATCACTCTGGGCCAGGCGTTCGCCAAGGCCATCGGCGACAAAAAGGGCATCTTTCGCTACGGCCATGCCTACGTCCCGCTGGACGAAGCGCTGTCGCGCGTGGTCATCGACTTCTCCGGCCGCCCCGGCCTGCAGATGCACGTGCCCTATACCCGCGCCACCGTTGGCGGCTTCGACGTCGACCTGTTCCAGGAGTTCTTCCAGGGCTTCGTCAACCACGCCAATGTCTCCCTGCACATCGACAACCTGCGCGGGCACAACACCCATCACCAGATCGAAACCGTGTTCAAGGCCTTCGGCCGCGCCCTGCGCATGGCCGTCGCCGTCGACGAACGCATGGCCGGGCAGATGCCGTCGACCAAGGGCGTGCTCTGA
- the hisH gene encoding imidazole glycerol phosphate synthase subunit HisH, with translation MQTVAVIDYGMGNLHSVAKALEHVGAGKVLITSDANVIREADRVVFPGVGAIRDCMAEIRRLGFDALVREVSRDRPFLGICVGMQALMEHSEENAGVDCIGVFPGKVRFFGKDLHEDGEHLKVPHMGWNEVQQAVDHPLWHDIPDLARFYFVHSYYIEAGKPGQVVGRGHYGRDFAAALAEGSRFAVQFHPEKSHTHGLQLLQNFAAWDGRW, from the coding sequence ATGCAGACCGTCGCGGTAATCGACTACGGCATGGGCAACCTGCACTCAGTGGCCAAGGCCCTGGAGCACGTGGGTGCCGGCAAGGTGCTGATCACCAGTGACGCCAATGTCATTCGCGAAGCCGACCGCGTGGTTTTCCCCGGTGTCGGCGCAATCCGCGATTGCATGGCCGAGATCCGCCGCCTGGGCTTCGATGCGCTGGTGCGCGAAGTCAGTCGGGACCGGCCGTTTCTGGGGATCTGCGTCGGCATGCAGGCGCTGATGGAGCACAGCGAGGAAAACGCCGGCGTCGACTGCATCGGCGTGTTTCCCGGCAAGGTGCGCTTCTTCGGCAAGGACCTGCACGAAGACGGCGAACACCTGAAAGTCCCGCACATGGGCTGGAACGAAGTGCAGCAGGCGGTGGATCACCCGCTGTGGCACGACATTCCTGACCTGGCGCGCTTCTACTTCGTGCACAGCTACTACATTGAGGCCGGCAAGCCGGGCCAGGTCGTAGGGCGCGGCCATTACGGTCGCGACTTCGCTGCGGCACTGGCCGAAGGTTCACGTTTCGCCGTGCAGTTCCACCCCGAGAAAAGCCATACCCATGGCCTGCAGCTGCTGCAGAACTTCGCAGCCTGGGATGGACGCTGGTAA
- a CDS encoding DUF2164 domain-containing protein — protein MAKASKPPILTLTPEQESEAADKIKRFMRDRFDLDLGSFEALEVLELFTREMAPHYYNRAIFDVQAHLSERFESIESDLWALEKN, from the coding sequence ATGGCCAAGGCCAGCAAGCCGCCCATTCTGACCCTGACGCCGGAGCAGGAAAGCGAAGCGGCCGACAAGATCAAGCGGTTCATGCGCGACCGCTTCGATCTGGACCTGGGTTCGTTCGAGGCCCTCGAGGTGCTCGAGCTGTTCACCCGCGAAATGGCTCCACACTATTACAACAGGGCGATTTTCGATGTGCAGGCGCACCTCAGCGAGAGGTTCGAAAGCATCGAGAGCGACCTGTGGGCGCTCGAGAAGAACTGA
- the hisA gene encoding 1-(5-phosphoribosyl)-5-[(5-phosphoribosylamino)methylideneamino]imidazole-4-carboxamide isomerase: MLIIPAIDLKDGACVRLRQGRMEDSTVFSDDPVSMAAKWVEGGCRRLHLVDLNGAFEGQPVNGEVVTAIAKRYPHLPIQIGGGIRSLETIEHYVKAGVSYVIIGTKAVKQPEFVAEACRAFPGKVIVGLDAKDGFVATDGWAEVSTVQVIDLAKRFEADGVSAIVYTDIAKDGMMQGCNVPFTAALAAATRIPVIASGGIHNLGDIRALLDAKAPGIIGAITGRAIYEGTLDVAEAQAFCDSYNA; encoded by the coding sequence ATGCTGATTATCCCCGCTATCGATCTTAAAGACGGTGCCTGCGTGCGCCTGCGCCAGGGCCGCATGGAAGATTCCACGGTGTTCTCGGACGATCCGGTGAGCATGGCGGCCAAGTGGGTCGAAGGCGGCTGCCGTCGCCTGCACCTGGTCGACCTCAACGGTGCCTTCGAAGGCCAGCCCGTGAATGGCGAGGTGGTCACCGCGATCGCCAAGCGCTACCCGCACCTGCCGATCCAGATCGGCGGTGGCATCCGCTCGCTGGAAACCATCGAACACTACGTCAAGGCTGGCGTCAGCTACGTGATCATCGGTACCAAGGCGGTCAAGCAGCCCGAGTTCGTCGCCGAGGCCTGCCGTGCGTTCCCCGGCAAGGTCATCGTCGGCCTGGACGCCAAGGACGGTTTCGTCGCCACCGACGGCTGGGCGGAAGTGAGTACGGTGCAGGTCATCGACCTGGCCAAGCGCTTCGAGGCCGATGGCGTGTCGGCGATCGTCTACACCGACATCGCCAAGGACGGCATGATGCAGGGCTGCAACGTGCCGTTCACCGCTGCCCTGGCGGCCGCGACCCGGATTCCGGTGATCGCTTCCGGCGGTATCCACAACCTGGGCGACATCCGTGCCCTGCTGGACGCCAAGGCCCCGGGCATCATCGGCGCCATCACCGGCCGGGCCATCTACGAAGGCACCCTGGACGTCGCCGAGGCCCAGGCTTTTTGCGATTCGTACAACGCGTAA
- the hisF gene encoding imidazole glycerol phosphate synthase subunit HisF, translating into MALAKRIIPCLDVDNGRVVKGVKFENIRDAGDPVEIARRYDEQGADEITFLDITASVDGRDTTLHTVERMASQVFIPLTVGGGVRTVADIRNLLNAGADKVSINTAAVFNPEFVGEAASRFGSQCIVVAIDAKKVSGPGEEPRWEIFTHGGRKPTGLDAVQWAQKMEGLGAGEILLTSMDQDGMKNGFDLGVTRAISDALGIPVIASGGVGNLQHLADGVIQGGASAVLAASIFHFGEYTVPEAKAFMAKQGIVVR; encoded by the coding sequence ATGGCCCTGGCCAAACGCATCATCCCTTGCCTGGACGTGGACAACGGCCGCGTGGTCAAGGGCGTCAAGTTCGAGAACATCCGCGACGCCGGTGACCCGGTCGAGATCGCCCGGCGCTACGACGAGCAGGGCGCCGACGAGATCACCTTTCTCGACATCACCGCCAGTGTCGACGGCCGTGACACCACGCTGCACACCGTGGAGCGCATGGCCAGCCAGGTGTTCATCCCGCTGACCGTAGGCGGCGGCGTGCGCACGGTGGCGGACATCCGCAACCTGCTCAACGCCGGTGCCGACAAGGTCTCGATCAACACGGCGGCGGTGTTCAACCCCGAGTTCGTCGGCGAAGCGGCCTCGCGCTTTGGCTCGCAATGCATCGTGGTGGCCATCGACGCGAAGAAGGTTTCCGGGCCGGGCGAAGAGCCGCGCTGGGAAATCTTCACCCACGGTGGTCGCAAACCGACCGGGCTGGACGCCGTGCAATGGGCGCAGAAGATGGAAGGTCTGGGCGCGGGTGAGATCCTGCTGACCAGCATGGATCAGGACGGCATGAAGAATGGCTTCGACCTGGGCGTGACACGCGCCATCAGTGACGCGCTTGGCATTCCGGTGATCGCCTCCGGTGGGGTGGGCAACCTGCAGCACCTGGCCGATGGCGTGATCCAGGGCGGCGCGAGCGCGGTGCTGGCCGCCAGTATCTTCCATTTCGGCGAATACACCGTACCCGAAGCCAAGGCCTTCATGGCCAAGCAAGGCATCGTCGTACGCTGA
- the trhA gene encoding PAQR family membrane homeostasis protein TrhA codes for MYHGERMNAWTHLVGAVLAAVGAVWLLLLAAFEGDPWKIVSVCIYGATLIVLYSVSTIYHSVRGRRKAIMQKLDHLSIYLLIAGSYTPFCLVTLRGPWGWSLFGVVWGLAVLGMLQEIKPRSEARVLSIVIYAVMGWIVLVAVKPLLHLLGPAGFALLAAGGVLYTVGIIFFALDKRLRHAHGIWHLFVIAGSVLHFIAIFFYVL; via the coding sequence ATGTACCATGGCGAACGAATGAACGCCTGGACCCATCTGGTGGGCGCCGTGCTGGCGGCGGTCGGTGCTGTCTGGCTGCTGCTTCTGGCGGCGTTTGAAGGTGACCCCTGGAAGATCGTCAGCGTGTGCATCTACGGCGCCACGCTGATCGTGCTCTACAGCGTGTCCACGATCTACCACAGCGTGCGTGGGCGCCGCAAAGCGATCATGCAGAAGCTCGATCACCTGTCGATCTACCTGCTGATCGCCGGCAGCTATACGCCGTTCTGTCTGGTGACCCTGCGCGGGCCCTGGGGCTGGAGCCTGTTCGGCGTGGTCTGGGGGTTGGCGGTGCTAGGCATGTTGCAGGAGATCAAGCCGCGCTCCGAGGCCCGTGTGCTGTCCATCGTCATCTACGCGGTGATGGGCTGGATCGTGCTGGTCGCGGTCAAGCCGCTGCTGCACCTGCTCGGGCCAGCTGGGTTCGCCTTGCTGGCTGCAGGCGGTGTGCTGTACACCGTGGGCATCATTTTCTTCGCGCTGGACAAGCGTCTGCGCCATGCCCACGGCATCTGGCACCTGTTCGTGATCGCGGGCAGCGTGCTGCACTTCATCGCGATCTTTTTCTACGTCCTCTGA
- a CDS encoding 16S rRNA (uracil(1498)-N(3))-methyltransferase, whose amino-acid sequence MRLSRFFIDAPLSLGEHELPEAQAHYIGRVLRMATGDKVQLFDGSGQEFLGTLLEVGKKRVSVTLDEQFTGQPDSPLAIHLGQGLSRGERMDWAIQKATELGVSEITPLVSERCEVRLKDERADKRLAHWRQVAISACEQCGRSSVPVIHSPQVLADWVAASNAELKLVLHPVAEPLLSHAKPASLAFLIGPEGGLSDAEVEQAKAGGFHAARLGPRVLRTETAPVVALAVAQQLWGDF is encoded by the coding sequence ATGCGACTGTCCCGCTTTTTCATCGACGCCCCCCTGAGCCTGGGCGAACACGAACTCCCCGAAGCCCAGGCCCACTACATCGGCCGCGTGCTGCGCATGGCCACCGGCGACAAGGTCCAGCTGTTCGACGGCAGCGGTCAGGAATTCCTGGGTACCTTGCTGGAAGTGGGCAAGAAACGCGTCAGCGTCACCCTCGACGAACAGTTCACCGGCCAACCCGACTCGCCGCTGGCCATCCATCTGGGCCAGGGCTTGTCCCGTGGCGAGCGAATGGATTGGGCGATCCAGAAGGCCACCGAACTGGGCGTGAGCGAGATCACACCGCTGGTGAGCGAACGCTGCGAGGTCCGCCTCAAGGACGAGCGCGCCGACAAGCGTCTGGCCCACTGGCGACAGGTGGCCATCAGCGCCTGCGAGCAATGTGGTCGCTCCAGCGTGCCGGTCATTCATTCGCCGCAGGTGTTGGCCGACTGGGTTGCCGCGAGCAACGCTGAGCTCAAGTTGGTGCTGCACCCTGTCGCAGAGCCGCTGCTCAGCCACGCCAAGCCTGCCAGCCTGGCGTTCCTGATCGGTCCCGAAGGTGGCCTCAGCGATGCCGAAGTCGAGCAGGCCAAGGCCGGCGGCTTTCACGCTGCCCGCCTCGGCCCCCGCGTGCTGCGCACCGAAACCGCGCCGGTGGTCGCCTTGGCGGTGGCCCAGCAGCTGTGGGGGGATTTCTAG